In Acidobacteriota bacterium, a single window of DNA contains:
- a CDS encoding aldehyde dehydrogenase, protein MTNFGAELPAQSGFLIAGEWIDDGALVSIRSPYDAREIGVTRLASRKYLENAIASAVQAFAQVRELPSFKRKDILLKVAEGIRSQADTFARLMVLEAGKPVRAARAEVDRAVLTFTTAAEEAVRIYGEYLPLDFIPAAEGRWGIVRRFPVGPIAAITPFNFPLNLVAHKLAPAIAVGCPVVLKPAPQTPFCSFLLAKLILEAGWPSAALSVLPLTNEDAGVLVADERIKLLSFTGSAAVGWQLKRNAGKKRVLLELGGNAAVVVHHDADLEQAVSRCVSGAFTYAGQSCISVQRILVHAEIFDQFTAQMVDAAGRLRVGDPADQKTEVGPMIRASDVQRVEQWIQEAISGGAKLLCGGKAKGSILQPTLLSATKAQMKVNCEELFGPVATIERYQDFDAALAQANQTRYGLQAGLFTRDAGLIFRAFEKLDVGGVIVGDVPTFRVDPMPYGGVKDSGLGREGIRYAMEEMTERKLLMISGL, encoded by the coding sequence ATGACGAACTTCGGAGCTGAGCTTCCTGCCCAATCGGGATTTCTGATTGCTGGAGAGTGGATCGATGACGGTGCGCTCGTCAGTATCCGGTCTCCATACGATGCTCGTGAGATTGGTGTAACCCGCCTTGCCAGCCGCAAGTACTTGGAAAATGCGATCGCGTCTGCTGTGCAAGCCTTCGCTCAAGTGCGCGAGCTTCCTTCGTTCAAGCGAAAAGACATTTTGCTTAAAGTCGCGGAAGGGATCCGCTCTCAGGCGGATACTTTCGCGCGACTGATGGTCCTCGAAGCCGGCAAGCCGGTGAGGGCTGCGCGAGCAGAGGTCGATCGCGCGGTGCTGACCTTCACGACTGCGGCTGAAGAGGCTGTCAGAATTTACGGGGAGTACCTGCCACTCGACTTCATTCCTGCTGCGGAGGGACGCTGGGGGATCGTTCGCCGCTTTCCTGTCGGGCCGATCGCTGCGATCACGCCTTTTAATTTTCCCCTCAACCTGGTGGCGCACAAGCTTGCACCAGCGATCGCGGTGGGCTGTCCGGTCGTGCTCAAGCCGGCGCCACAGACTCCGTTCTGCTCGTTTCTGTTGGCTAAGTTGATCCTGGAAGCGGGATGGCCGTCAGCCGCGCTGAGTGTTCTCCCTCTGACTAATGAGGACGCGGGAGTTCTTGTCGCAGACGAGCGGATCAAACTGTTAAGTTTTACAGGCAGTGCGGCTGTTGGTTGGCAGCTCAAGAGAAATGCGGGAAAGAAGCGTGTGCTGCTCGAGCTGGGCGGCAACGCTGCGGTCGTTGTTCATCATGACGCCGACCTCGAGCAGGCGGTTTCGCGGTGCGTATCTGGAGCCTTCACCTACGCTGGACAGAGCTGCATTTCCGTTCAGCGCATCTTGGTGCATGCCGAGATCTTTGACCAGTTCACTGCGCAGATGGTCGATGCCGCCGGTCGACTACGCGTTGGAGATCCGGCGGATCAGAAGACGGAAGTCGGTCCGATGATTCGAGCGTCTGATGTACAGCGTGTGGAGCAATGGATTCAGGAAGCCATCTCTGGTGGAGCGAAATTGCTTTGCGGAGGCAAGGCCAAAGGTTCGATTCTGCAGCCTACACTGCTTTCCGCGACCAAGGCGCAGATGAAAGTCAACTGCGAGGAACTGTTTGGACCGGTTGCGACCATCGAGCGCTACCAGGACTTCGATGCTGCTCTCGCACAAGCGAACCAGACTCGTTATGGGCTGCAAGCGGGACTCTTCACGCGGGACGCTGGATTGATCTTTCGTGCATTCGAGAAGCTCGATGTAGGAGGTGTGATCGTGGGCGATGTGCCGACCTTCCGCGTAGATCCGATGCCATACGGCGGTGTGAAGGATTCGGGACTTGGGCGAGAGGGTATTCGCTACGCGATGGAGGAAATGACCGAGCGCAAGCTGCTCATGATCTCTGGCCTGTAA